GTCGCGGACCTGTCGAACTTTTGCTCCCTCCTGAGGCATATCAAGTCAGCGGATCAATGACTGACTATTACGATAATACAGATTCAGTTTCTCTGAGGTCAGGCCAAAATGCCAGCATCACTATAGATCTTAAGAAAATTGATCCTAGGATTTTGCGAGCCAGAGAAATGGCTGGAGAATATATTTACAAAAATAACGATGGTGACGAAGATGGATCCGCAAAAATTGTTTTTGATGAAGCGAATAATGTTTTAAAGCTTTCAGGGGCATCACGAATTAGGAATGGGGGGCGTTCTGGCGCGCGCGTACTCTCTGTTATATCTTTCGATTTTAAACTTCCGATTTCTTCAATATCAAAAGCTGGCGTGATTCATTTGCAGAATCGTTCAGACCTTAATCTAGAGGCACGATCTTCAGCTAATTTTTATGGTAACACTAACGGTGGTTGGGGCTTGAATATTAGTAAAGTCGAAGTTCGTCATCCTAAGGGAGTAAAAGAATTAAAGATATCAGAATCATTTGGAAAGGACACGTTTACGATAATAGGATTTTCTGCTAAATATGTAAAAGATCCTCAAGGGAATAAGGCTGAAAGTGTCATTTGGCCAACCACGTTTGAGCGAAAACAGAACTAATCAATGTATTTTAAATTATATTACTTACTTTATGAGAATTCTTTAGATATTATATTTACTGAAGCCTGTGAAGTCCTTGGTTTCTAGTCGAGTGCAAGTGAGGCGACGCTACTAATTTACTTTAATGCTAAGCTTCGATCGGGATAACTGATTTGTTAGCACCAGGTTACATTCTCACCAACCTGTACCCGCTTAATATTTTATCTGAATCTGCTGCATGAATTTGTAGGTGTCTGAGAGGTCTGAGTCGCTGCCTTTTGAAAACTGTTGCTCAACGGATTCGCCAGTGCGCCCGTCCTTGGCAATGACTGTGACGCGTCCAGCGTCGTCATATCCCATGTGAACCTGTACCGGGTAGTTCTTTTCAGGTTTCTGGATGGGGCCGAAATCGAAACTACCAAGGCTCTCGGCCGGTGTATAGGGATCTTTGCGCTGTAGTATTTCGAGTGAGACCGTCGTCTGCTCGTCCTTACGGGTATAGACGGTTTGCTTGAAGGAAGTCGGCACGGGCACGTTCTTTTCGATCATTGGATGAAAAATGATCTTCTTTTTTTCGCTATCAAAAACACGGATGCCGAGCTCGTTGGAAGTGACAATCTGTTTAAGTGGTGGAGCGGCAGTCTGCTTGTCGCCGTAGAGTTGTTCAGCAAGGAGGGCTGCGCCGAATGCGACTGAAGCGTGAGGCTGCTTGCGACGGATACGCGTAGCAGGAAGACCGGACATCTCGCGAACCTTACGCTCTATGCAGGGTACTAAGCTGGAACCTCCTGTAAGTACCAAGTCGTCTATGTCATCCCAGCTTAGATGTTGATTGGTTAAAGCTCGTTCGCAGACTTCCTCACATGCCTCCAGCCACGGCTCGGCAGCCTCCTCAAATTGTTGGCGGCTGAAAGTGACCCGCATGGAGCGGCCGCCTAAGATGAGCGGGCGACTGATGACGTCATTCTTTGGATCAGACAGCTCTAATTTAGCCTTCACAGCAAAGAGGCGGAGTTTCTGCATGGCTTCGGCGTCATTACGGATGTCTGCACGGAACTGCCCCAGGTGCTGCTCCGCAACAATGTCCATAATAACTTCATCAAAGTTCTTGCCGCCGATATTGTCAGCGCCCTCCGTGGCGATAGCATAGAGGCCCTCCGGGGTAGCGGAAAGAATAGTAGCGTCAAAGGTGCCGCCACCGATGTCGAAGACGAAAATTAGCTTTTCCCCTTTCTTGGTATCGAGGCCAAAATAAGTGGCCGCCGCCAAAGGTTCTTCTACCAGTCCAAGGACAGCGATGTCGGCAAGACGGCCAGCGTTAACGGTCGCCTCTCGTTGGGCCTCGTTGAAATTTGCGGGGACAGTAATAACGGCCCCTGTGATCAGCTCACTGGTCGCAGCTTCTGCATCCTCCTTTAGTTTTCTCAGTATTAGAGCGGAGATGGCTTCAGGTGAGTATGACTGCGAATTATGGTCCGAATAGACCGGGTCCCCGTTTTTACCCATGCTAAGTTTGGCAAATCGGCAGTGGGATAGGGTTGGCTCCTCATCAAGAATTTCCTCAACCAGATCGCCTATCACACAGCCTCGCTCACCGATGTGCACAACAGAAGGCGTTTGAAAACGCTTATTGTCATTCTGAGCCGGGCACAAGGTTGGGGTACCTGTCGCATTTATATAGCTGACAAGTGAAAAGGTCGTACCAAGGTCAATACCCACTATCATGTCTGTATTCAGGCAAAAACAGTGAAAATGAGAAGCACAAAGATTTGATCAACCTGCCATTGGATCCTGTTCGTTTTGGTGGTCGGTGAAGAAACCTAGTCCATCAAACATAGGACGATTCCGTGGTTTGTCGGTGGCTATCTGGATACTCTACATGTTGAAGACCCCGAGGTGGTGTAGGTGGAGCGGGTATTTCTCAATTCAGGATTAAAAACCTATATCATCGGGTTGAAAGTTGGAAAAACCAGGCCCTGCTACCATAACATCTATTCCGGAAAGGATATTATTGAAGTGACCTTTAACGACCCTGTCAGCCGTCTTTCGACAAGGACGACTATGTTCGATATCGAGGTGGAACACATGGCCATGGCTGTCTTTGCGGAGGACACGACCCCTCTGAGCTTTGAGCAGGAACCTTGCTCTGTTGAGGTAGGGCCGGAAGTCATTCTCGACTCGACGCGTTATGTTGATGAGCGTGTTCAGGCAGTTGATCGAATGATGAACGGAGCAGAGACGGCACAGGCAGCGCACCGCTTGCGTCTTATTCATCGAGATGCGAGCAAGAACCTTTATCTGATGACCAACGCGGTGATCCCTGTTCGGGTGGACAAACCGATGTGGGTTCATGCAGAGGGCGCCATCACAAAGCAAAACCAGGGGGGTTGCTGAAGTAAGGGAAGCTCTGATTTATGGTGAGTATGCGGTCGGGTTGGGTACTCGCTGGAGGCCCTGGCCGGAATGTGTTGGCCAGATGGACAGTAGGTTGCGAAAACGCATTCTAGACGCGGTCAGTGAAGACCCGGAGGTTTTTGGGTGCGTGGGCATCGAGTATCAGCTCAGGACTAGCGGCAGGAAGACTCGGGAAGTGTTTGTGCTGGGAGCGACGGGTGAGGGCTGTACTGAGGAACTCAAGCGGGAATTTCCTTCGGACGAGGTAGTGGGTGCGCCATAAAACTCCAAACGCTTGTATAATTTTAATAGGAGAAATGAGTTTGATGGCGCAAAAATACTATTATGTTGTCCCAGCCCTGACCCGCTGCCACCACCCATTCTTCGGCAACTCAATCCCTCGCTTCCGGCAGCGCTTGCGTATTGCCAAGGTTCAGGCTCTCCTTGCCAAAAGCAAATTCCAATCAGAAATGAGGATTGTCGCTACGCTCGAATCGACGTTTGACCATCTTTAGGTCGACTCGGTCAATCACTCCGCAGTGAGTTTCGATTGATCGCGAAGAAGAACTTCAATCATCGGCGACGCAACGCCAGAAGAAATCCTATAAGGCCGAGGCCCAAGCCAAAACTGGCTGGTTCAGGCACCGCCGTCATGATTCCGTCGCTTTCGAAGAAACCATCTGGTCCGCTGGTGTTAACGAAGTTACTATTCTCGAACTGCAGCACTCGGCTACCCCCTGTCAGGCTGCTGACCTCTTGATAGAAATCGTTTCCGGCGGCCGTATGACCGGTCAACTGCACTTCGCTCATTCCCACTCCATTCAAATCATCGTTGCTTTCCACATCGACGCGGAAGTCGTCGACGAAAGATCCGGTGGCCCAGAGGACTCCGTTGTAAAAGAACTCCACCGGTTGAACGTTGCTGTCCAATTCGCGGTATTCTTCCCACCCCGGCGAAGAGGGACCGGGCGACTGCGAGTTCGCTGCATCAAGCTCAAGGTCGCCGAAAGTGAAAGTGAACAGGCTGGCATTGGGGATGGAACTGAACCCGTTATTTGTGATTCCGGTTCCGTTGCCGGAGGCAATTTCACCCCACATGAAGTTTCCGGCAACCCACGGAATGCTTGTCAGATTGTCGTAATCGGAGAAGCCGTCATAATTAAGGGTGGCGGCGTTGAGGGCGGTGGTTGCCGCCATGGCTGATATAAGAATCATTACACGTTTCATAAGATAAACTTACTTTTAAGATCAATTGACTCGTATCTGACAACTCCAGAGATCGCCTGAGGCGAAAAGGGGGATAAAGACGGGAAACCTGATGTCAGGTTCAGCCGAATGGTTACTCGCCACCTACAACTCCTACACTTTCATCTTCCGCCTGGCCCGCAGTGAATCGTCCAGACCGTAATCGGCAGCTCGAAGTGCCGGATCAGTGACATCAGCCTGATCGAGTCGGTAGGTTTTTCCACGATCAGGATGATGCCCGCCTGCCTGTTGCTCTAAAAGGCATAGTTCAAGCTCTGGCCGATAGCTACCTCCCATTTGGGGGCGAAGATTTTTCTAATTCTCAGAAGCCCTCACTTTCTGCCAGTGGCCATGTAATTCGATCTCTCGCTTCAGGCAACGCTTGCGGATCGCTTGATCTGCCTCTCGTAGCTGATGATCCTCGAGGGTAGTGCGGACAAGGGTATGGTTTAGGTCGCGTCCGCTGTGTTCTTATAAGAGCTTATTTTGTTCTTCAACAGCATCAGCCCGATACTTGAAGTTCTTCCGGATCCTATCCCCGTTTTGCTTGTATCCCTGGACGCGATATGATGTGCTACCATTAGCCTTTGTCTGGAACTTGTTCCGGCAAACGAAACCTGTCCGGGCGTATCGGAGAGTACGCCGGACCCCACAAGTGCAAGCGGGGTCTACACCAAAGTTTGGGGGCTGAAGCCTTTCCTTTCTATTTTCGTGGTTCATATTTAACCGCACTGGGCGATGACGCACAAGCAGGTTGGGAATTCGACGATAAAAGATCGTAGCGGAGACGTGCGGTGATGCCATGCCGGGAACGTGTTGCCTAAGACGCCGTCTCAGCGTGCTCGGCACTATTTCAGTTCTTGCTATCTCTACTTCCCGCAACTTATTTTTATTGAATCCAAACAATCACTATTAACCAGATGAAAAAAGTTCGCGTATCCCAACAGCAAATTGCCCGTGATCTGGGCGTATCCCAGACGTTGGTGTCCATGGTTCTTAACGGTCGCCGCAAAGGTGTTTCGGAGAAATCGTGTCAGAAAATTTTGGAACATGCTCGTAGTCAGGGGTATCGACCTAAGGGGATCGCGACGGAGTTTCTTTCCACGCCTGCTCTCAATCGTTCCGTGGGACTCGTTCTGCGCGAGGGAGCCACACTTTACAGCCAGAGCCCGTTTTTTGGACATGTGCAGCACGGTCTCCATGAGTACCTTACGCAAGAGGGTGGCAACCTTGTTTTCATGGGTGTGGAACAGCACCTTGATTCAAAACGCCTGCAAAGTCTGCAGAATCCAGAGGCATTTGTCGGGCTGGTTATTTTGGGGCAAGTGACGAGAGAGTTTCTGCAAGCTATCCTGAAATTGCACTCCAAGGTGGTGACGATATCCTGCCAATATCCCGGGCTTTGTGATTCGGTGGTCCCGAATGAAGAACAGGCAGCTGATTTGATGGTACAGCACCTCATGGATCTTGGGCACAAGCATTTTGCCTGGATTGGAGGCAATTGTGGATCGCAGCGGGCAAACTCCCGGCTAAGGGCGGTTCAGAGTGCGCTGCACCTTCGCAACGCTTCTCTCGATACCAAATATTGCTTGGAAGCTGAAACCGGTGATCGTCGTGACGGAAGTCAGCTGGCTGAGGTATTACTGAAAGAATCAGGCAACGGCGAATCGCCGACAGCATGGATTTGTTTCAACGGTGTGATGGCTCGCGGGGTGGTCAGCCACTTGACGAGCCAGGGCCTGCGTGTCCCTGACGATATCAGTATCACGGCTTTTGATGCGACACGGGTCTGCGAAGAAGAGCATCCGACGCTTACTGCAGCCTCGACTTCGCCTGAATTGATGGGCCGTGTCGCCGCTGAGCGTCTCCTTCAGGTCAAAGATGAGAATCAGGTCAGCTTCGTTGACTCCGTCTTACCGGCAGAGCTCGTTGTGCGAGAAAGTACCGGGCAAGCCCCCAAAGCAGCGTCCAAGGGGCGCAAGCGGGCACGTTAATCGCAGCCTCCGATTAGTCATCCGGAGAACATCCAAGGCCTTCGTCCTTTCTGGGTGAAGGATTCCGAAATTTTTTATTCGGCAGCCCGTTCATTCTGATCGCTTTGTGCCTCCGTACCCGCGGCGTATGGAAACTTTGTGTGAGATCGTAAAGAAACGTTGACGTGATAATATAATACTTATTAATTTTAATAAATTAACTCTATCCTTCGCATTGCAGCGCGGTAGCTGAAGGATTCGACTCACTCTATATTCAGCTTTTATTTCATGTCGCCTAAACGTTATTTCCTGGGAATTGACTCCGACG
This region of Coraliomargarita sinensis genomic DNA includes:
- a CDS encoding LacI family DNA-binding transcriptional regulator yields the protein MKKVRVSQQQIARDLGVSQTLVSMVLNGRRKGVSEKSCQKILEHARSQGYRPKGIATEFLSTPALNRSVGLVLREGATLYSQSPFFGHVQHGLHEYLTQEGGNLVFMGVEQHLDSKRLQSLQNPEAFVGLVILGQVTREFLQAILKLHSKVVTISCQYPGLCDSVVPNEEQAADLMVQHLMDLGHKHFAWIGGNCGSQRANSRLRAVQSALHLRNASLDTKYCLEAETGDRRDGSQLAEVLLKESGNGESPTAWICFNGVMARGVVSHLTSQGLRVPDDISITAFDATRVCEEEHPTLTAASTSPELMGRVAAERLLQVKDENQVSFVDSVLPAELVVRESTGQAPKAASKGRKRAR
- a CDS encoding Hsp70 family protein, encoding MIVGIDLGTTFSLVSYINATGTPTLCPAQNDNKRFQTPSVVHIGERGCVIGDLVEEILDEEPTLSHCRFAKLSMGKNGDPVYSDHNSQSYSPEAISALILRKLKEDAEAATSELITGAVITVPANFNEAQREATVNAGRLADIAVLGLVEEPLAAATYFGLDTKKGEKLIFVFDIGGGTFDATILSATPEGLYAIATEGADNIGGKNFDEVIMDIVAEQHLGQFRADIRNDAEAMQKLRLFAVKAKLELSDPKNDVISRPLILGGRSMRVTFSRQQFEEAAEPWLEACEEVCERALTNQHLSWDDIDDLVLTGGSSLVPCIERKVREMSGLPATRIRRKQPHASVAFGAALLAEQLYGDKQTAAPPLKQIVTSNELGIRVFDSEKKKIIFHPMIEKNVPVPTSFKQTVYTRKDEQTTVSLEILQRKDPYTPAESLGSFDFGPIQKPEKNYPVQVHMGYDDAGRVTVIAKDGRTGESVEQQFSKGSDSDLSDTYKFMQQIQIKY
- a CDS encoding PEP-CTERM sorting domain-containing protein yields the protein MILISAMAATTALNAATLNYDGFSDYDNLTSIPWVAGNFMWGEIASGNGTGITNNGFSSIPNASLFTFTFGDLELDAANSQSPGPSSPGWEEYRELDSNVQPVEFFYNGVLWATGSFVDDFRVDVESNDDLNGVGMSEVQLTGHTAAGNDFYQEVSSLTGGSRVLQFENSNFVNTSGPDGFFESDGIMTAVPEPASFGLGLGLIGFLLALRRR